A single genomic interval of Eleutherodactylus coqui strain aEleCoq1 chromosome 3, aEleCoq1.hap1, whole genome shotgun sequence harbors:
- the LOC136620284 gene encoding zinc finger protein 84-like: MDTSLYVPREWPILSPFPAYQNKSDTLSHKRRRNLEDSEFICFECGRCFSAIADLGKHQRHHVKQKVFHNYESKDNQQLRPNECPECGKTFPTNSQLLVHQRSHTGEKPFKCTFCGKLFSEKGKLARHERIHTGERPYACMECGRQFVEKGKLVRHQRTHKGVKCSECGKHFPNNIQLVAHQRIHRGEKPFECSECDKCFQSNNQLLVHQRSHTGEKPFDCMHCEKRFTEKGKLVSHERTHTGERPFQCAQCGKCFAEKGKLSRHQRTHLDERKFRCSECGKDLSNKLSLVIHQRMHTGEKPYVCSQCGRCYTYKSSLTKHENIHSQENQYTCTECGRHFSEKLNLIRHYRTHTGEKAFICLECGKNYSDKSSLVVHQRLHTGEKPYVCLHCGKCYSDKSSLSKHEQHHKMHKMRSSPKKDRWDS, translated from the coding sequence ATGGACACAAGCCTGTATGTACCTAGAGAGTGGCCCATTTTATCACCTTTTCCAGCGTATCAAAACAAGTCGGATACCCTTTCCCATAAAAGGAGAAGAAACCTTGAAGACAGTGAATTTATATGTTTTGAATGTGGAAGATGTTTTAGTGCTATTGCAGATCTGGGAAAACATCAGCGACATCATGTGAAGCAGAAGGTATTTCACAATTATGAGTCTAAAGACAACCAACAGCTGAGACCCAATGAATGTCCAGAGTGTGGTAAAACGTTCCCCACCAATTCCCAATTACTTGTCCATCAGAGAAGCCACACtggagaaaagccctttaaatgtaCTTTTTGTGGAAAGCTGTTCTCTGAGAAGGGAAAGTTAGCGCGGCATGAACGTATCCATACTGGTGAGAGGCCGTACGCTTGTATGGAGTGTGGTAGGCAGTTTGTTGAGAAAGGCAAGCTAGTCAGGCATCAAAGAACCCATAAAGGTGTAAAATGCTCAGAGTGCGGGAAGCATTTCCCAAATAATATCCAACTTGTGGCACATCAACGAATTCACAGAGGAGAGAAGCCTTTTGAGTGTTCGGAGTGCGACAAATGTTTTCAGAGCAATAACCAACTCTTGGTGCACCAACGAAgccacacaggtgagaagccttTTGACTGTATGCACTGTGAGAAACGATTTACTGAAAAAGGTAAACTAGTGAGCCATGAAAGGACTCATACAGGTGAGCGGCCATTCCAATGTGctcaatgtgggaaatgttttgcagagaaAGGCAAGTTGTCCAGGCACCAAAGAACTCACTTGGATGAGAGGAAATTTCGTTGTTCTGAATGTGGTAAAGATTTGAGCAATAAGTTGTCACTTGTCATTCATCAAAGGATGCACACTGGTGAGAAGCCATATGTATGTTCCCAGTGCGGTAGATGCTATACGTACAAGTCCTCTCTTACAAAACATGAGAACATCCACTCGCAGGAGAATCAGTACACTTGTACGGAATGTGGGCGACATTTTAGCGAGAAACTGAATCTGATAAGGCATTACCGTACTCACACCGGGGAGAAGGCGTTTATATGTCTGGAATGTGGCAAAAATTACTCCGATAAGTCATCCCTAGTAGTCCACCAAAGGCTTCACACTGGGGAGAAACCATATGTGTGTTTACACTGTGGAAAATGTTACAGTGACAAGTCTTCTCTAAGTAAACATGAGCAACATCACAAAATGCACAAAATGAGgagcagccctaagaaggaccgttgggattcttga
- the LOC136620285 gene encoding zinc finger protein 300-like, which produces MKAQIQIHQCGKTFPTNSQLLVHQRSHTGEKPFKCTFCGKLFSEKGKLVRHERIHTGERPYACMECGRQFVEKGKLVRHQRTHKGVKCSECGKHFPNNIQLVAHQRIHRGEKPFECSECDKCFQSNNQLLVHQRSHTGEKPFDCMHCEKRFTEKGKLVSHERTHTGERPFQCAQCGKCFAEKGKLSRHQRTHLDERKFCCSECGKDLSNKLSLVIHQRMHTGEKPYVCSQCGRCYTYKSSLTKHENIHSQENQYTCTECGRHFSVKRNLIRHYHTHTGEKAFICLECGKNYSDKSSPVVHQRLHTGEKPYVCLHCGKCYSDKSSLSKHEQHHKKEKL; this is translated from the exons ATGAAGGCTCAGATTCAAATACATC AGTGTGGTAAAACGTTCCCCACCAATTCCCAATTACTTGTCCATCAGAGAAGCCACACtggagaaaagccctttaaatgtaCTTTTTGTGGAAAGCTGTTCTCTGAGAAGGGAAAGTTAGTGCGGCATGAACGTATCCATACTGGTGAGAGGCCGTATGCTTGTATGGAGTGTGGTAGGCAGTTTGTTGAGAAAGGCAAGCTAGTCAGGCATCAAAGAACCCATAAAGGTGTAAAATGCTCAGAGTGCGGGAAGCATTTCCCAAATAATATCCAACTTGTGGCACATCAACGAATTCACAGAGGAGAGAAGCCTTTTGAGTGTTCGGAGTGCGACAAATGTTTTCAGAGCAATAACCAACTCTTGGTGCACCAACGAAgccacacaggtgagaagccttTTGACTGTATGCACTGTGAGAAACGATTTACTGAAAAAGGTAAACTAGTGAGCCATGAAAGGACTCATACAGGTGAGCGGCCATTCCAATGTGctcaatgtgggaaatgttttgcagagaaAGGCAAGTTGTCCAGGCACCAAAGAACTCACTTGGATGAGAGGAAATTTTGTTGTTCTGAATGTGGTAAAGATTTGAGCAATAAGTTGTCACTTGTCATTCATCAAAGGATGCACACTGGTGAGAAGCCATATGTATGTTCCCAGTGCGGTAGATGCTATACGTACAAGTCCTCTCTTACAAAACATGAGAACATCCACTCGCAGGAGAATCAGTACACTTGTACGGAATGTGGGCGACATTTTAGCGTGAAACGGAATCTGATAAGGCATTACCATACTCACACCGGGGAGAAGGCGTTTATATGTCTGGAATGTGGCAAAAATTACTCCGATAAGTCGTCCCCAGTAGTCCACCAAAGGCTTCACACTGGGGAGAAACCATATGTGTGTTTACACTGTGGAAAATGTTACAGTGACAAGTCTTCTCTAAGTAAACATGAGCAACATCACAAAAAGGAGAAATTGTAG